From Deltaproteobacteria bacterium:
ATATTCCAGCCGATCAAGAGTGTTCTTCATAATCAAAATACCTCGACCAGATTCCGAAAGTAAATTTTCAGGAGCCATTGGGTCCGGTACATCATTCACGTCAAAACCTAAACCCTGGTGTGAAATCTCTATATGAAAACCATCTAAGCCTACCCGATAAATGGCATGAATCTTTTGACTCTCATCGCCACCGTAACCGTGCTCCCACGCATTGGTCAGAGCTTCCAAAGCCACTACACGTAATTTTTTTTGCTCGCGTTCGCTGTTGTGACCAGCTTTTTCTAAAACTACGGCCAAAATATCAGCCGCCTGGTCGATACTGAAATCGGGAGCACAAAATGAAAAATCAATATACCAACTTATCCCGTCGTGAAGCTGCAGTGCTTCCTCGTTCAGTTCGCGAGCGCCACTTGCTCCCAAAATAGTACGGCCGCCTGCTTTAATTCGAGATTCTATCCACGAAAGAGATGGATGTTCATGAATCCACACCCACTCAGCCGTTGGGCGAGACAAATCAGACTCACCTACTCCAAAACGCAATGCATCGGGGTTCGATCCCGGCTCGGAAACTGAATCAGATAAAATACAAAGGTCAAGCGACAGA
This genomic window contains:
- a CDS encoding ATP-binding protein; this translates as MSTNPNILVAVVDGARDSSLTKQLLSLDLCILSDSVSEPGSNPDALRFGVGESDLSRPTAEWVWIHEHPSLSWIESRIKAGGRTILGASGARELNEEALQLHDGISWYIDFSFCAPDFSIDQAADILAVVLEKAGHNSEREQKKLRVVALEALTNAWEHGYGGDESQKIHAIYRVGLDGFHIEISHQGLGFDVNDVPDPMAPENLLSESGRGILIMKNTLDRLEYRDGGRKLVGYKAFKK